Proteins found in one Puniceicoccales bacterium genomic segment:
- a CDS encoding Bax inhibitor-1/YccA family protein encodes MNYERTSNPVFRDKYFDVAVEDGCQMTVAGTVTKTSLLLMLTVLAAAFAWTRKYASFDDVLSKAVLFSMLAFGCSLFTCFKPLLAKYSAPLYAILEGLVLGSLSLIFEMKYHGVVIQAVALTFGVFSAMLFIYRTGLIKVNEKFAIGLFAATAGIAIVYIMSWLFSLFGGSGFKFLYGSSNFSIGFSVFVVIIAALNLVMDFDYIVKQSKAGVHKDMEWFASFGLMVTLIWLYMEILRLLVKLNERRR; translated from the coding sequence ATGAACTACGAACGTACATCCAATCCGGTTTTTAGGGATAAATACTTCGATGTGGCCGTTGAAGATGGTTGCCAAATGACAGTGGCCGGTACCGTAACAAAGACATCTTTGTTGTTGATGCTGACAGTGTTAGCGGCAGCTTTTGCCTGGACGAGGAAGTATGCATCCTTTGATGATGTGCTATCGAAGGCTGTGCTATTTTCAATGTTGGCTTTTGGTTGCAGTTTATTTACATGTTTTAAGCCTTTGTTAGCGAAATATTCAGCGCCGCTCTATGCAATTTTAGAAGGGCTTGTGCTTGGCAGTCTATCTCTTATATTTGAGATGAAATACCATGGTGTTGTCATCCAAGCAGTTGCACTAACATTCGGAGTTTTTAGCGCGATGCTGTTTATTTATAGAACAGGGCTTATTAAAGTTAATGAAAAGTTTGCCATTGGTCTGTTTGCTGCTACGGCAGGCATTGCCATTGTTTATATTATGAGCTGGTTGTTCAGCTTATTTGGTGGTTCTGGTTTCAAATTTCTTTACGGTTCTAGCAATTTTAGTATAGGATTTAGTGTATTTGTAGTGATCATCGCCGCTCTAAATCTGGTAATGGATTTTGACTACATCGTTAAGCAAAGCAAAGCTGGTGTCCATAAAGATATGGAATGGTTTGCATCCTTCGGACTGATGGTGACTTTGATTTGGCTCTATATGGAGATTCTGCGATTGTTGGTAAAGCTCAATGAGCGACGCCGTTGA
- a CDS encoding glucosaminidase domain-containing protein codes for MNRLILICTVFLCLLGCATCKTVMNRSDAVNKKNGLTAFNPKRRSQLPKYSLAIMARGKADKDRMSRYLRHNNSKISKQKADYFASTYIAECAIEGVNHDIAFTQMCHETNFLRFGGQVKPNQNNFAGLGATDNGANGASFPTIKIGVRAQVQHLKAYASTASLNRDRVDPRFENVVKAGYCGSVKVLDNLTGKWATDPAYANSIKKKLRDMFMLK; via the coding sequence ATGAATAGATTGATTTTAATCTGTACAGTGTTTTTGTGTTTATTGGGCTGCGCAACCTGCAAAACGGTTATGAATAGGAGCGATGCCGTAAATAAAAAGAATGGTTTGACGGCATTTAACCCCAAGCGTCGCAGTCAGTTACCAAAATATTCGCTGGCGATTATGGCCCGTGGCAAGGCCGATAAGGATCGGATGAGCAGGTATTTAAGGCATAATAATAGCAAAATTTCTAAGCAAAAAGCCGATTATTTTGCCAGTACGTACATTGCCGAATGTGCAATCGAAGGTGTGAATCATGATATTGCTTTTACCCAGATGTGTCACGAGACCAATTTCTTAAGGTTTGGAGGTCAAGTTAAGCCAAATCAAAATAATTTTGCTGGGCTCGGAGCCACCGATAATGGTGCAAACGGAGCTTCATTTCCAACCATTAAGATTGGTGTAAGAGCCCAGGTCCAACACCTTAAAGCCTATGCATCAACAGCTTCACTAAATAGAGATCGTGTTGATCCGCGATTTGAGAATGTTGTTAAAGCCGGCTATTGTGGATCAGTCAAGGTTTTAGATAATTTGACTGGCAAGTGGGCCACGGATCCGGCCTATGCTAATAGCATAAAAAAGAAACTTCGCGACATGTTTATGCTAAAATGA
- a CDS encoding glycosyltransferase family 9 protein gives MKLLVIKPSSLGDIVHALLIISELKIRRPEISIDWVVKSEFFELIEASKLVDDIIVYNRKGGIRSFLETLLQIRRSCYDAVWDMQGLARSALMALAARSNCRIGRRDSRELAWLAYEQKVKYYPDKFAHAVDILRPFLLSICDSDDISGRINFPIDESENFLKLIKTLTNNEYLCLFPGSRRKEKAWPYFAQLTKLLLDKTQFNVLWLGDAICPDGVDSDRFMNFCGRTSIGDVINFIKKSKLVIANDSGPMHLAAAMKVPVLGLFIATDPKKYGPYPSWSKSNFVLSKESDEKIFNENVVFDKIISIVNNSYE, from the coding sequence ATGAAGTTGTTGGTTATCAAGCCATCATCTCTAGGTGATATAGTCCATGCATTGCTGATAATTTCTGAACTTAAGATTCGTCGGCCTGAAATTTCAATCGATTGGGTGGTGAAGTCAGAGTTTTTCGAGCTGATTGAAGCTTCGAAATTGGTAGATGATATCATTGTTTATAATAGAAAAGGTGGCATTAGGTCATTTCTGGAGACGTTGTTGCAAATCAGGCGCAGCTGCTATGACGCTGTGTGGGATATGCAAGGATTAGCCAGGAGTGCTCTAATGGCATTGGCAGCCAGGTCCAACTGTAGAATTGGCCGTAGAGACTCGCGAGAATTAGCCTGGCTTGCCTATGAGCAAAAGGTTAAATATTATCCAGATAAATTTGCCCATGCGGTGGATATATTGCGACCGTTTCTGCTGTCCATTTGCGATAGTGATGATATTTCCGGCCGGATAAATTTCCCCATCGACGAGTCAGAAAATTTTTTAAAATTAATAAAAACTTTGACGAACAACGAGTATTTATGCCTATTTCCTGGTAGCCGCAGGAAAGAAAAAGCATGGCCATATTTTGCTCAATTAACCAAACTTTTGCTTGATAAAACTCAGTTTAACGTCCTATGGCTTGGCGATGCAATTTGTCCAGATGGTGTTGATAGCGATAGGTTTATGAATTTTTGTGGCAGAACAAGCATTGGTGATGTAATAAATTTTATAAAAAAATCTAAACTTGTGATTGCCAATGACAGCGGTCCGATGCATTTGGCTGCAGCAATGAAAGTCCCTGTGCTAGGCCTATTTATCGCGACGGATCCAAAAAAATATGGTCCCTATCCATCCTGGTCCAAATCGAACTTCGTGCTTTCAAAAGAAAGTGATGAAAAAATATTCAATGAAAATGTTGTATTTGACAAAATTATTTCGATTGTAAATAATAGTTATGAATAG
- the tyrS gene encoding tyrosine--tRNA ligase translates to MNGTHIIFRGAHRVVSQDELIDKLNSGKRLNIKFGVDPTRPDLTFGHMVVFNKLRQFQELGHQAILLIGDHTATVGDPSGRSAERPQLTKEEVNSNAQTYLAQAFKVLDKDKTIVRRNSEWFGKMTFDDMLLLARKMTVARMLERDDFEKRYRSNVPISIVEFLYPLMQGYDSVMLEADVELGGSDQLFNMLVGRALQRDAGQVEQCVLSMPLLVGLDGTRKMSKSYDNYISFNELPGDMFGKVMSISDETMWMYYELLLGMTAGEVNEKKALHPMVAKKTLAHLLVAKLYTKEVADGELENFESVFSRGEIPAEMPTFSLKSLAASAGDTNIVNLLTSTGLLSISKNEMRRMIEQRAVRVDGNVIDDINYLLPHDVRDHVVIQYGKKMFIKLVM, encoded by the coding sequence ATCCAACCAGGCCGGATTTAACCTTTGGCCATATGGTGGTTTTTAATAAATTACGTCAATTTCAAGAACTTGGGCATCAGGCAATTCTTTTGATTGGTGATCATACTGCTACGGTGGGTGATCCGTCTGGGCGATCGGCGGAGAGGCCTCAGTTAACCAAAGAAGAAGTCAATAGTAATGCACAAACCTATTTGGCTCAAGCATTTAAAGTTTTAGATAAGGACAAAACGATTGTGCGAAGAAATAGCGAATGGTTTGGTAAAATGACCTTCGATGACATGCTTTTGCTGGCAAGAAAAATGACCGTGGCGCGGATGCTCGAGCGCGATGATTTCGAAAAAAGATACAGATCCAATGTGCCCATTTCGATAGTTGAGTTTTTGTATCCGCTGATGCAAGGTTACGATTCCGTTATGCTGGAGGCTGATGTGGAACTTGGAGGCAGTGATCAACTATTTAATATGTTAGTTGGTCGGGCATTACAAAGAGATGCAGGTCAGGTTGAGCAATGTGTTTTGAGCATGCCGTTACTTGTCGGTTTGGATGGCACGAGAAAAATGTCTAAAAGTTATGATAACTACATATCATTCAACGAGTTACCCGGCGATATGTTTGGTAAGGTCATGTCCATTTCCGACGAGACGATGTGGATGTATTATGAACTATTGCTCGGTATGACGGCTGGTGAAGTTAATGAAAAAAAGGCTTTACATCCGATGGTTGCTAAAAAAACCCTTGCCCATCTACTGGTTGCAAAACTGTACACTAAAGAGGTGGCCGATGGGGAATTGGAAAATTTCGAAAGTGTGTTTTCCAGGGGCGAAATTCCAGCGGAAATGCCAACTTTTTCGCTAAAATCATTGGCCGCTTCTGCCGGCGATACAAATATCGTTAACTTGTTGACCAGCACAGGATTACTGTCTATTAGCAAGAATGAAATGCGTCGAATGATAGAGCAAAGGGCTGTGAGGGTCGATGGTAATGTGATTGACGATATAAATTATTTATTACCTCATGATGTGCGTGATCATGTTGTCATTCAATATGGTAAGAAAATGTTTATAAAATTAGTAATGTGA